The following proteins are co-located in the Hydractinia symbiolongicarpus strain clone_291-10 chromosome 7, HSymV2.1, whole genome shotgun sequence genome:
- the LOC130649310 gene encoding claudin domain-containing protein 2-like, whose product MKPRPLHIALFISGLITFIMLAISVGGASWIKIEDRHIGLWKICYVQTGKCASLHGNWVETWLKVTRTFSLLSTIVTGLSVLFVVLAVATKRVNILLPIVCLFAAAVFEMIAMVVYSTEKKLTFPGNIKYSWGYHFGWMGFTAAFVSGFIGVVLRRGDEEYTPI is encoded by the coding sequence ATGAAGCCTAGACCTCTGCACATCGCACTCTTTATATCTGGCCTGATAACCTTTATCATGTTAGCTATTTCGGTTGGTGGAGCCTCCTGGATAAAGATCGAAGATCGCCACATCGGATTATGGAAGATCTGCTATGTACAAACGGGCAAATGCGCCTCACTACATGGTAATTGGGTAGAAACCTGGCTTAAGGTGACCAGAACTTTCTCATTGCTGTCGACCATTGTAACTGGGTTAAGTGTTCTTTTCGTCGTTCTTGCTGTTGCAACCAAAAGAGTTAATATTTTGTTGCCAATAGTATGCTTATTCGCTGCTGCtgtatttgaaatgattgccatgGTAGTATATTCAACCGAAAAGAAGCTCACTTTCCCCGGCAACATCAAATACAGTTGGGGATATCACTTTGGTTGGATGGGATTTACAGCTGCTTTTGTATCAGGTTTCATAGGAGTGGTGCTTCGACGAGGAGATGAAGAATACACACctatataa